In the Candidatus Poribacteria bacterium genome, one interval contains:
- a CDS encoding Cof-type HAD-IIB family hydrolase, whose product MMTKYKLIALDIDGTLADSDGRITERTKEVVHRVAQTGATIVVATGRRFITAKPRVLQLEFPEVLLAAHNGAILKRLNGELLHHQLLPCVVAKQVVQIAKELGLRPVVFEGTQDSANIFVEEYGDQLDAWERGYLEENKAHLKWVDNLATDLPGDVIEVISVVPAEKAHEVAEIFQTRLDGQVKPILVIINNGRHAFLGLSHATVGKDLPLRYLAEQMEIQPSEILAIGDNYNDLDMLQFAGTGVVMENADEALKQHGFYVTSSNDTDGVAAALEQFVLAGDAV is encoded by the coding sequence ATGATGACAAAATATAAACTGATTGCCTTGGACATTGACGGCACACTCGCCGATTCGGACGGAAGGATTACGGAGCGTACAAAGGAGGTTGTACATCGCGTCGCCCAAACGGGCGCAACCATTGTCGTTGCAACCGGACGACGTTTCATCACGGCAAAACCGAGGGTTTTACAACTTGAGTTTCCAGAGGTGTTGTTAGCGGCACACAACGGTGCAATCCTCAAACGTCTCAACGGCGAACTGCTGCACCATCAATTGCTGCCCTGTGTCGTTGCGAAACAGGTCGTCCAGATCGCGAAGGAACTCGGACTCCGGCCCGTCGTTTTTGAAGGCACGCAGGATTCAGCCAATATCTTTGTTGAGGAATACGGCGATCAACTTGATGCTTGGGAGCGTGGCTATCTTGAGGAAAATAAAGCCCACCTGAAATGGGTCGATAATCTGGCAACCGACCTGCCGGGCGACGTGATTGAAGTTATCTCTGTTGTTCCCGCAGAGAAGGCGCATGAGGTCGCTGAAATTTTTCAGACGCGCTTAGATGGACAAGTCAAACCAATCCTTGTAATCATCAATAATGGACGGCACGCTTTTCTCGGTCTCTCACACGCAACAGTTGGCAAGGATCTGCCGTTACGTTACCTTGCCGAACAGATGGAGATACAGCCGTCGGAAATCCTCGCAATTGGCGACAACTATAACGATCTGGATATGTTGCAATTCGCCGGAACGGGGGTGGTTATGGAGAATGCAGACGAAGCACTTAAACAACACGGATTCTACGTGACCTCCTCAAATGATACGGACGGCGTCGCAGCAGCTCTGGAGCAGTTCGTGTTGGCAGGAGATGCTGTTTGA
- a CDS encoding sulfatase-like hydrolase/transferase, with product MTTPPNILLIMSDQHSPHFLGCAGSEIVRTPTLDRLAAHGVRFANNHCANPLCVPSRMTFLTSRHSSDIRVWTNRCRLQSDIPTFVHHLVNAGYETTLCGRMHFNGPDQRHGFERRIIGDISPQLGHIPTYTAGQTAAGVKVAGPGRTAYTRYDEDVTQVACQFLESLDKNPGDRPFFMTVGYVLPHCPFIAPKRLFDEYLERIDVPQLPQGYHDSLHPFMKSWREHRGVDELTDEQVRIARAAYYGLVTFMDELIGKMLSTLADTRFGENTLIIYTSDHGEMAGEHRMWWKSSFYQDSVGVPLIFALPGQFAEDQTVAEVTSLLDIGPTLVDLAGGKPMFGVRGRSLKGFLVGDGSVPNWHNTAFAELGGLQNDPPARMIRRGSWKLNYYHGYDQPQLFNLETDPGEWNDLADDAAYSEIRDELFAEVKADWSGETVLHTLETTQNDYQVLEEFGKNANFSTEDAPDLWTAPDDCNVFPEI from the coding sequence ATGACAACTCCTCCAAATATTCTGCTGATTATGTCGGATCAGCATAGTCCACACTTCCTTGGTTGTGCCGGGAGTGAGATCGTGCGAACCCCAACACTCGACAGGTTGGCGGCGCATGGGGTTCGCTTTGCCAATAATCATTGCGCCAACCCCCTCTGCGTGCCTTCACGGATGACATTCTTGACGAGTCGGCATAGCTCGGATATCCGTGTCTGGACCAATCGTTGCCGCCTCCAATCCGACATACCCACTTTCGTCCATCACCTTGTCAACGCTGGATATGAAACGACCTTGTGCGGACGTATGCACTTTAACGGTCCCGACCAACGGCACGGTTTTGAACGACGGATTATCGGAGACATCAGTCCCCAACTGGGACATATTCCCACCTACACCGCCGGTCAAACCGCCGCCGGTGTCAAGGTTGCGGGTCCTGGACGTACTGCCTACACCCGCTATGATGAAGATGTCACGCAGGTTGCCTGCCAATTTCTTGAATCATTAGACAAAAATCCAGGCGATCGTCCCTTTTTCATGACGGTTGGATATGTGCTGCCGCACTGTCCGTTCATTGCACCGAAACGGCTTTTCGACGAGTATCTTGAGAGAATTGATGTGCCACAACTACCTCAAGGCTATCACGATTCGCTCCACCCATTCATGAAATCGTGGCGAGAACACCGTGGAGTTGATGAACTGACAGACGAGCAGGTGCGAATCGCCCGTGCAGCGTACTACGGTCTGGTAACATTCATGGATGAACTGATTGGAAAGATGCTATCCACGTTAGCGGACACCCGTTTCGGCGAGAACACACTGATTATCTACACCTCTGATCACGGTGAAATGGCAGGCGAGCATCGGATGTGGTGGAAGTCGAGTTTCTATCAAGACTCCGTCGGTGTACCGCTCATCTTTGCGTTGCCCGGACAGTTTGCCGAAGATCAGACAGTCGCTGAGGTGACTAGCCTGCTTGATATTGGACCGACGCTTGTTGACCTCGCAGGGGGCAAACCGATGTTCGGGGTACGTGGGCGCAGCCTCAAAGGATTTTTGGTTGGCGATGGAAGCGTTCCCAATTGGCACAATACAGCATTTGCAGAGTTGGGTGGTCTCCAAAACGATCCCCCGGCTCGGATGATTCGCCGTGGGAGTTGGAAACTGAACTATTATCACGGGTATGATCAGCCCCAACTGTTCAATCTCGAAACCGACCCCGGTGAATGGAACGACCTTGCCGATGATGCCGCTTATTCGGAGATTCGAGATGAACTGTTTGCCGAAGTCAAAGCGGATTGGTCTGGTGAAACGGTGTTACACACACTCGAAACAACTCAAAATGACTACCAGGTCCTTGAAGAATTTGGTAAGAATGCCAACTTTTCCACCGAAGATGCGCCCGATCTCTGGACAGCTCCCGACGATTGTAACGTCTTTCCTGAAATTTAG